The following proteins come from a genomic window of Blastococcus sp. HT6-30:
- a CDS encoding neutral zinc metallopeptidase, producing the protein MPRRRGTRLLAALVAVLATGVLTGCGVVVLEPPRSSGPGPETVPGGNSPVVGATAEEVDVLASDALADLEVFWAGELPEVFGTAFQPLQGGYFSVDPGDLDPRQYPDGVGCGADPREVEDNAFYCLDGQRPNSDSITYDRAFLAELASGYGRFLPALVMAHEFGHAVQGRVGAPSASIAIETQADCLAGAWTAWVAAGNAERSEMEEADLDDLLRGYFLLRDPVGTGTAQQSAHGSYFDRVSAFQEGFDAGAVACRDEFGPERVFTQSQFTRDDDFRRQGNLPYDQLVSLVDSALPAFWERVFAEDFGGRFDAPPLEPFAGRAPGCAPADRDLVYCADGNVVGFDEGLTREAYRLGDFAVATAISIPYALGARDQLGLDPADPDAIRSAVCLTGWFSAEVNRGAVPGTEVSPGDIDESVLFLLTYGVEEQVLGAAQLSGFQLVDVFRGGFVEGAAACDVAA; encoded by the coding sequence ATGCCTCGGCGACGCGGGACCCGTCTGCTGGCCGCCCTCGTCGCGGTGCTGGCCACCGGCGTCCTGACCGGCTGCGGCGTCGTGGTGCTGGAACCGCCGCGCTCGTCCGGGCCGGGCCCGGAGACGGTCCCGGGCGGGAACTCCCCCGTCGTCGGCGCCACGGCGGAGGAGGTCGACGTGCTCGCCTCCGACGCGCTCGCCGACCTGGAGGTCTTCTGGGCCGGGGAGCTCCCCGAGGTGTTCGGCACCGCGTTCCAGCCGTTGCAGGGTGGCTACTTCAGCGTCGATCCCGGCGACCTCGACCCCCGGCAGTACCCGGACGGCGTCGGCTGCGGCGCCGACCCCCGGGAGGTGGAGGACAACGCCTTCTACTGCCTGGACGGGCAGCGACCGAACTCCGACTCGATCACCTACGACCGCGCCTTCCTCGCCGAGCTCGCCTCCGGGTACGGCCGATTCCTGCCCGCGCTGGTGATGGCGCACGAGTTCGGGCACGCGGTGCAGGGCCGGGTCGGTGCCCCCTCGGCCTCGATCGCCATCGAGACGCAGGCGGACTGCCTCGCCGGCGCGTGGACCGCCTGGGTCGCCGCCGGGAACGCCGAGCGCTCGGAGATGGAGGAGGCCGATCTCGACGACCTGCTGCGCGGCTACTTCCTGCTCCGCGACCCGGTGGGCACGGGCACTGCGCAGCAGTCCGCCCACGGCTCCTACTTCGACCGCGTCTCCGCCTTCCAGGAGGGCTTCGACGCCGGGGCGGTCGCCTGCCGCGACGAGTTCGGGCCCGAGCGGGTGTTCACCCAGAGCCAGTTCACCCGGGACGACGACTTCCGCCGGCAGGGCAACCTGCCCTACGACCAGCTGGTCAGCCTGGTCGACAGCGCCCTGCCGGCGTTCTGGGAGCGGGTGTTCGCCGAGGACTTCGGCGGGCGGTTCGACGCTCCCCCGCTCGAGCCCTTCGCCGGCCGTGCGCCCGGCTGTGCACCGGCCGACCGCGACCTCGTCTACTGCGCCGACGGCAACGTGGTCGGCTTCGACGAGGGCCTCACCAGGGAGGCGTACCGGCTGGGCGACTTCGCCGTCGCGACGGCGATCTCCATCCCCTATGCGCTGGGCGCCCGCGACCAGCTGGGCCTGGACCCGGCCGATCCGGATGCGATCCGTTCGGCGGTGTGCCTCACCGGCTGGTTCAGTGCGGAGGTCAACCGGGGCGCGGTGCCGGGGACGGAGGTCTCACCCGGGGACATCGACGAGAGCGTGCTCTTCCTGCTCACCTACGGCGTCGAGGAGCAGGTCCTGGGCGCCGCCCAGCTGTCGGGCTTCCAGCTGGTGGACGTCTTCCGGGGAGGATTCGTGGAGGGCGCCGCCGCCTGCGACGTCGCGGCCTAG
- a CDS encoding tetratricopeptide repeat protein produces MQPTRPGRPDPRTQAQQAQMAAAMAGAVDLAAVKARSEAAARAQAAPPPSAAAPAGAPGGAVVDVTEATFQAEVLDRSFQVPVVLDLWAEWCGPCKQLSPVLEALAVEGGGSWVLAKVDVEANPALAQGLRVQGIPAVKAVWQGQLVAEFTGAIPEEQARQFVSELVQATTGGAVPGAAPEEESEDPRLDAAEAALERGDLAAAEAAYQAILAEEPDHADAALALRQVQLFRRAEEAGPDALAAADAAPDDVAAQTRAADFLLGTGNIEAAFDRLLDVVRRTAGEDRDAARRHLVELFAVVGDQDPRVNQARRQLTAALF; encoded by the coding sequence ATGCAGCCGACCCGTCCAGGACGTCCCGACCCGCGCACGCAGGCCCAGCAGGCCCAGATGGCGGCCGCGATGGCCGGTGCGGTCGACCTCGCCGCGGTCAAGGCGCGGTCCGAGGCGGCCGCCCGGGCGCAGGCGGCCCCGCCGCCGAGCGCCGCAGCACCGGCCGGTGCGCCGGGGGGCGCCGTCGTCGACGTCACCGAGGCGACCTTCCAGGCCGAGGTCCTCGACCGGTCGTTCCAGGTGCCGGTGGTGCTGGACCTGTGGGCAGAGTGGTGCGGGCCGTGCAAGCAGCTCTCCCCGGTGCTCGAGGCGCTCGCCGTCGAGGGCGGCGGCTCCTGGGTGCTCGCCAAGGTCGACGTCGAGGCCAACCCGGCGCTGGCCCAGGGGCTGCGGGTGCAGGGCATCCCCGCCGTCAAGGCGGTCTGGCAGGGGCAGCTCGTCGCCGAGTTCACCGGTGCGATCCCCGAGGAGCAGGCGCGCCAGTTCGTCAGCGAGCTGGTGCAGGCGACCACCGGCGGGGCCGTTCCCGGTGCGGCGCCGGAGGAGGAGTCGGAGGACCCGCGCCTGGACGCCGCCGAGGCCGCGCTCGAGCGCGGTGACCTGGCCGCCGCCGAAGCCGCCTACCAGGCCATCCTCGCCGAGGAGCCCGACCACGCCGACGCGGCGCTGGCGCTGCGCCAGGTGCAGCTCTTCCGGCGGGCCGAGGAGGCCGGCCCCGACGCGCTGGCCGCCGCCGACGCTGCTCCGGACGACGTCGCCGCGCAGACCCGCGCCGCGGACTTCCTGCTCGGCACGGGCAACATCGAGGCGGCCTTCGACCGGCTGCTCGACGTGGTCCGGCGCACCGCCGGTGAGGACCGGGACGCGGCGCGCAGGCACCTGGTGGAGCTGTTCGCCGTGGTGGGCGACCAGGACCCGCGGGTGAACCAGGCCCGGCGCCAGCTCACCGCCGCGCTGTTCTAG
- the glgB gene encoding 1,4-alpha-glucan branching protein GlgB, whose protein sequence is MTTDDRGESHVAGKDDLQRAVEERVAEAEANGAGPVVNAEPVKKATRRTAAKKTAADAGTTDAADAPPAKKAAAKKAPAKKSPAKRAPARNAAASDTPVTAAKRSTAKKSAAAPTATEATPEPGGDDTETTVNPVVSPAPVAQPGSPSGAPAGQPEAPDPDPATPPTPQAPAQASGLSGGTTAGAAEDVTIQTFTDEDLRAIVEGWSRDPHRILGAHRTESGWAVRTLRPDAVAVAVLDEDGSRYDAVRLHGGEIYEARLPRQPGDYRIEVVYGDGSGGTTTHTVDDPFRWLPTLGPLDEHLIREGRHERLWEVLGAHVRRYETPRGSVEGVSFAVWAPNARGVKVTGDFDYWQARAYPMRHLGSSGVWEIFIPGVQAGVRYRYHVLGADGTWREKSDPLAFATEVPPLNASVVTESSYQWKDDAWLATRAEAGWHQRPMSIYEVHAGSWRQGLSYRELADELVDYVVSAGFTHIEFMPLAEHPFGGSWGYQVTSYYAPTSRFGSPDDLRYLIDRAHQAGIGVIVDWVPAHFPKDEWALARFDGTPLYEHGDPRRGEQLDWGTYVFDFGRSEVRNFLVANALFWAKEFHVDGIRVDAVASMLYLDYSRDEWLPNKYGGRENLEAVAFLQEFNATVYREVPGVVTIAEESTAWPGVTRPTHLGGLGFGFKWNMGWMHDSLAYAEREPVYRSYHHGQLTFSMHYAYSENYVLPISHDEVVYGKGSMLRKMPGDRWQQLANLRAYLAYMWAHPGKQLLFMGSEFAQDSEWAESRSLDWWHLDDPAHRGVLQLVTDLNGRYREFDALWSLDVDPTGFQWIDANDASGNVLSFLRYGAAPQAAASTAADAEAVGAAGAVEPAAPQGSALACVVNFSGSPHHEYRIGLPRPGQWREVLNSDAEGYGGSGVGNYGGVEAVAEPWHGQPYSATISAPPLGTVWFLHED, encoded by the coding sequence ATGACGACCGACGACCGAGGCGAGAGCCACGTGGCCGGCAAGGACGATCTGCAGCGCGCCGTGGAAGAGAGGGTGGCCGAGGCCGAGGCCAACGGCGCCGGCCCGGTGGTCAACGCCGAGCCGGTGAAGAAGGCGACCCGGCGCACCGCCGCGAAGAAGACGGCCGCCGATGCGGGCACGACCGACGCCGCGGACGCACCGCCGGCCAAGAAGGCGGCGGCCAAGAAGGCGCCCGCGAAGAAGTCTCCGGCGAAGCGGGCCCCGGCCCGGAACGCGGCGGCCTCGGACACCCCCGTGACCGCCGCGAAGCGGTCGACGGCGAAGAAGTCCGCAGCCGCTCCCACGGCCACCGAGGCCACCCCGGAACCCGGCGGCGACGACACCGAGACCACGGTCAACCCGGTGGTGTCCCCCGCGCCCGTCGCCCAGCCCGGCTCCCCGTCCGGCGCACCGGCCGGGCAGCCGGAGGCGCCCGACCCCGACCCGGCCACGCCGCCCACCCCCCAGGCGCCCGCCCAGGCCTCCGGGCTGTCCGGCGGCACCACCGCCGGTGCGGCCGAGGACGTCACGATCCAGACCTTCACCGACGAGGACCTGCGGGCGATCGTCGAGGGCTGGTCCCGCGATCCGCACCGCATCCTCGGCGCCCACCGCACCGAGAGCGGCTGGGCGGTGCGCACGCTGCGTCCGGACGCCGTCGCCGTCGCCGTCCTGGACGAGGACGGCAGCCGCTACGACGCCGTCCGACTGCACGGCGGGGAGATCTACGAAGCGCGCCTCCCCCGCCAGCCCGGCGACTACCGCATCGAGGTGGTCTACGGGGACGGCTCGGGCGGCACCACCACGCACACCGTCGACGACCCCTTCCGCTGGCTGCCCACGCTCGGCCCGCTCGACGAGCACCTCATCCGCGAGGGCCGGCACGAACGCCTCTGGGAGGTGCTCGGCGCACACGTCCGGCGCTACGAGACACCCCGCGGCTCGGTGGAGGGCGTCTCCTTCGCCGTCTGGGCGCCCAACGCCCGCGGCGTCAAGGTGACCGGCGACTTCGACTACTGGCAGGCCCGCGCGTACCCGATGCGGCACCTGGGGTCCTCCGGCGTCTGGGAGATCTTCATCCCCGGTGTGCAGGCCGGTGTCCGGTACCGCTACCACGTCCTCGGCGCCGACGGCACGTGGCGGGAGAAGTCCGACCCGCTGGCGTTCGCCACCGAGGTGCCACCGCTGAACGCCTCCGTGGTCACCGAGTCCTCCTACCAGTGGAAGGATGACGCCTGGCTGGCCACCCGCGCCGAGGCGGGGTGGCACCAGCGGCCCATGAGCATCTACGAGGTGCACGCCGGGTCCTGGCGCCAGGGGCTCTCCTACCGGGAGCTCGCCGACGAGCTCGTCGACTACGTCGTCTCCGCCGGCTTCACCCACATCGAGTTCATGCCGCTGGCCGAGCACCCCTTCGGCGGCTCCTGGGGCTACCAGGTCACCTCCTACTACGCCCCCACCTCGCGCTTCGGCAGCCCGGACGACCTGCGGTACCTGATCGACCGCGCCCACCAGGCCGGGATCGGCGTCATCGTCGACTGGGTGCCCGCGCACTTCCCCAAGGACGAGTGGGCGCTGGCCCGCTTCGACGGAACGCCGCTGTACGAGCACGGCGACCCGCGCCGGGGCGAGCAGCTGGACTGGGGCACCTACGTCTTCGACTTCGGCCGGTCCGAGGTCCGCAACTTCCTGGTCGCCAACGCGCTGTTCTGGGCCAAGGAGTTCCACGTCGACGGCATCCGCGTCGACGCCGTGGCCTCGATGCTCTACCTGGACTACTCCCGCGACGAGTGGCTGCCGAACAAGTACGGCGGCCGGGAGAACCTGGAGGCGGTGGCCTTCCTGCAGGAGTTCAACGCCACCGTCTACCGCGAGGTCCCCGGCGTGGTCACGATCGCCGAGGAGTCCACCGCCTGGCCGGGCGTCACCCGGCCCACGCACCTCGGCGGCCTGGGCTTCGGCTTCAAGTGGAACATGGGCTGGATGCACGACTCGCTGGCCTACGCCGAGCGGGAGCCGGTCTACCGCAGCTACCACCACGGCCAGCTCACGTTCTCGATGCACTACGCCTACAGCGAGAACTACGTCCTGCCGATCAGCCACGACGAGGTCGTCTACGGCAAGGGCTCCATGTTGCGGAAGATGCCCGGCGACCGGTGGCAGCAGCTGGCGAACCTGCGCGCCTACCTGGCGTACATGTGGGCCCACCCCGGAAAGCAGCTGCTGTTCATGGGTTCGGAGTTCGCGCAGGACTCCGAGTGGGCCGAGAGCCGCTCGCTCGACTGGTGGCACCTCGACGACCCGGCGCACCGCGGCGTCCTGCAGCTGGTGACCGATCTCAACGGGCGCTACAGGGAGTTCGACGCCCTGTGGTCCCTCGACGTCGATCCCACCGGCTTCCAGTGGATCGACGCCAACGACGCCTCGGGGAACGTGCTGTCGTTCCTCCGCTACGGAGCCGCACCGCAGGCGGCGGCGAGCACCGCCGCCGACGCCGAGGCGGTCGGCGCGGCCGGCGCCGTCGAGCCGGCCGCGCCGCAGGGGTCGGCGCTGGCCTGCGTCGTCAACTTCTCCGGCAGCCCCCACCACGAGTACCGGATCGGCCTGCCCCGGCCCGGGCAGTGGCGGGAGGTCCTCAACTCCGACGCCGAGGGCTACGGCGGCTCGGGGGTCGGCAACTACGGCGGTGTGGAGGCGGTGGCCGAGCCGTGGCACGGTCAGCCGTACTCGGCGACCATCTCCGCTCCGCCCCTCGGCACCGTCTGGTTCCTGCACGAGGACTGA
- a CDS encoding neutral zinc metallopeptidase: MRPLLHRMTPVVVAGLVLTGCATGTVRGQASPGPGEPVDVPAQHLPVTGVSEDPIDQFARNALADLEAFWTQAYPAHFGGEYTPLAGYFSVDSADLDESAYPETGIGCEDSSTPPEDVAGNAFYDPVCDVIAYDRSLLQELSDDHGRLLVPVVMAHEFGHAMQGRFGFAASGRSIQDETQADCLAGAWTRWVADGGSRHLSLREPELDDVVRGFLLLRDDVGSDPDDVEAHGSYFDRVSAFYDGFDTGLATCRDAFGEDRLFTAAEFQPTDLDQGNAAFDDIVTWVGTTLPAFWGEVFPDALGSEFDAPEVAGFQGDAPDCAGLEDRDLGYCRDDRTVYIDESELAVPAYDEIGDFALATAMALPYALAVRDQAGLSVDDGAAMWSAVCLTGWYEAQWYDDAFGELLEAEISPGDLDEAVQFLLQYGVDDRVFPDVDTSGFELVGAFRTGFLDGGEACELGG; this comes from the coding sequence ATGAGGCCGCTGCTGCACCGGATGACCCCCGTGGTCGTCGCGGGACTGGTGCTCACCGGCTGCGCCACCGGCACGGTCCGCGGCCAGGCCTCCCCCGGGCCCGGTGAGCCGGTCGACGTCCCCGCCCAGCACTTGCCCGTCACCGGGGTCAGCGAGGACCCCATCGACCAGTTCGCCCGGAACGCGCTGGCCGACCTGGAGGCGTTCTGGACGCAGGCCTATCCGGCGCACTTCGGCGGGGAGTACACCCCGCTGGCGGGCTACTTCTCGGTGGACTCCGCAGACCTCGACGAGAGCGCCTACCCGGAGACCGGCATCGGCTGCGAGGACTCGTCCACCCCACCCGAGGACGTGGCCGGAAACGCCTTCTACGACCCCGTCTGCGACGTCATCGCCTACGACCGCTCGCTGCTGCAGGAGCTCTCCGACGACCACGGCCGCCTTCTCGTCCCCGTGGTCATGGCCCACGAGTTCGGGCACGCCATGCAGGGCCGCTTCGGCTTCGCCGCGTCCGGCCGCAGCATCCAGGACGAGACCCAGGCCGACTGCCTGGCCGGGGCGTGGACGCGCTGGGTCGCCGACGGCGGGTCCCGCCACCTGTCCCTGCGCGAACCCGAGCTCGACGACGTCGTCCGCGGGTTCCTGCTGCTGCGCGACGACGTCGGCAGCGACCCCGACGACGTCGAGGCGCACGGCTCCTACTTCGACCGGGTCTCGGCGTTCTACGACGGCTTCGACACCGGCCTGGCCACCTGCCGCGACGCCTTCGGCGAGGACCGGCTGTTCACCGCGGCCGAGTTCCAGCCGACCGACCTCGACCAGGGCAACGCCGCATTCGACGACATCGTGACGTGGGTGGGGACGACGCTGCCCGCCTTCTGGGGCGAGGTCTTCCCCGATGCGCTGGGCAGCGAGTTCGACGCCCCCGAGGTCGCCGGCTTCCAGGGGGATGCGCCCGACTGCGCGGGGCTCGAGGACCGCGACCTGGGCTACTGCCGGGACGACCGGACCGTCTACATCGACGAGAGCGAGCTCGCGGTGCCCGCCTACGACGAGATCGGCGACTTCGCGCTGGCCACCGCCATGGCGCTGCCCTACGCCCTGGCGGTGCGCGACCAAGCCGGCCTGTCGGTCGACGACGGCGCGGCGATGTGGTCGGCGGTCTGCCTCACCGGCTGGTACGAGGCCCAGTGGTACGACGACGCCTTCGGCGAGCTGCTCGAGGCCGAGATCAGCCCCGGCGACCTGGACGAGGCCGTGCAGTTCCTGCTGCAGTACGGCGTCGACGACCGGGTCTTCCCGGACGTCGACACGTCGGGCTTCGAGCTGGTGGGCGCCTTCCGGACCGGCTTCCTCGACGGCGGAGAGGCCTGCGAGCTCGGCGGCTGA